In one Parambassis ranga chromosome 6, fParRan2.1, whole genome shotgun sequence genomic region, the following are encoded:
- the LOC114437463 gene encoding PDZ domain-containing protein 7-like, whose protein sequence is MAQSSDPSRREKTPGTQGSHTATRNLLRKKEQRRRGIRSSSPMGRVILINSPVDGGDDSEDLHTITVDKSVDGKLGFSVRGGSEHGLSIFVSKVEDDSTAEAAGLQVGDKLVEVNGISLESITMSSAVKVLTGNNRLRMVVRRVGKVPGIRYSKEKTTWVDLIHRRMVVEESGQTPSEASSGSALRRIVHLYTTSDDYCLGFNIRGGKEFGLGIYVSKLDPGGLAEQNGIKMGDQILAANGVSFEDISHSSAVEVLKSHTHVMLTIKEAGRYPAYKEMVAEYRWLNKLANGAQKCSSQGSESNSSASSLSSGTPVSSLSGLSQVMFPPSLPFGSDMVDVSISTEDQRPESERTETAMQTDLSSQRAGADTTRSLGPTTLLKDTVIRRGEEEGGRGRKESPKTAVLLALSRPSRPISRSQSQVTVAEIKQKKEKKQKGKDPEEKGTLQRSKTFVNLLFKGGRRKDASRGRSKSPSSDRGRGGRQVSATPNSEMLGAVEDMSRRLLTEEEVAVVMKTCRRYVAEQSVENLIRHLLVVLDRPEKLLLLREVRMLLPPSDLSLFNNMVAAVEVEAYDLLKYRSVRTPPLRSPLSGRAPKRRLITPIPDYRGGFELHSAEEVEKESHLLDELEKLSLTLPRGSRERPQTPRSFTPLLDIPVDGYNAESGDLRPASSSPMLPNWLLARSGDSQPPLRTDIGTIRSVHFDEVSLHSAPDRVDSERGQSLVRNGHSKSKSGDRSRETVFTLQSAARRTRPLLSEVFGSDQQMGGQQMNGHQVENGAEYELKTVSISKTKQSLGISISGGMESKVQPAVKIEKIFPGGAASTCEVLKAGFELLSVDGVSLQGVTHQHAVDIIRKAFSNKAKDPMLFVVKVPKTL, encoded by the exons ATGGCTCAGTCGTCAGACCCTTCCCGCAGGGAGAAGACCCCCGGGACTCAGGGGTCACACACGGCTACACGTAACCTCTTACGGAAGAAGGAGCAGCGACGGCGTGGAATCCGATCCTCCTCGCCCATGGGCCGGGTCATCCTCATCAACTCTCCTGTGGATG GTGGAGACGACAGCGAGGACCTCCACACCATCACGGTGGACAAGAGCGTGGACGGGAAGCTGGGCTTCAGCGTGCGCGGAGGCTCCGAGCACGGCCTCAGCATCTTCGTCAGCAAGGTGGAGGACGACAGCACGGCCG AGGCAGCAGGCCTGCAGGTTGGAGATAAGCTGGTGGAGGTGAACGGCATCAGCCTGGAGAGCATCACCATGAGCAGCGCGGTGAAGGTGCTGACAGGAAACAACAGGCTGAGGATGGTGGTGAGGCGGGTGGGGAAAGTCCCCGGCATCCGCTACTCCAAGGAGAAGACCACCTG GGTGGATCTGATCCACCGGcggatggtggtggaggagagcGGCCAGACGCCGTCGGAGGCGAGCTCAGGCAGCGCCCTGCGGAGGATCGTCCACCTCTACACCACCTCTGATGACTACTGCCTGGGCTTCAACATCCGCGGGGGGAAGGAGTTCGGTCTGGGCATCTACGTCTCCAA ACTGGACCCGGGCGGCCTGGCGGAGCAGAACGGAATCAAAATGGGGGACCAGATCCTGGCAGCCAACGGAGTGAGCTTTGAGGACATCAGCCACAGCAGCGCGGTGGAGGTGCTGAAGAGCCACACCCACGTCATGCTCACCATCAAG GAAGCGGGACGGTACCCGGCCTATAAGGAGATGGTGGCAGAGTACCGCTGGCTGAACAAGT TGGCCAACGGTGCTCAGAAATGTTCCTCCCAGGGCTCAGAGTCCAACTCCTCCGCCTCGTCTCTGTCCTCCGGCACCCCGGTCAGCTCTCTGAGCGGCCTGTCGCAGGTCATGTTCCCGCCCAGCCTGCCGTTCGGCTCAGACATGGTGGACGTCTCCATCTCCACCGAGGACCAGAG ACCCGAGTCTGAGCGGACGGAGACTGCCATGCAGACGGACCTGTCCTCTCAGAGGGCCGGCGCCGACACCACCCGCAGCCTCGGACCAACCACCCTGCTGAAAGACACCGTGATCcgcaggggggaggaggagggaggaagagggaggaaagagtCGCCAAAGACGGCCGTGCTGCTGGCTCTGAGCAGGCCGAGCCGGCCCATCAGCCGGTCGCAGAGCCAGGTCACCGTGGCAG aaatcaaacaaaagaaagagaagaagcagaaagggAAGGACCCGGAGGAGAAGGGCACCCTGCAGCGCTCCAAGACCTTCGTGAACCTGCTGTTCAAAGGGGGGCGCAGGAAAGACGCCTCCAGAGGGCGCTCCAAGTCCCCGTCctcagacagaggcagag GAGGCCGCCAGGTTAGCGCCACGCCAAACTCAGAGATGCTGGGAGCGGTGGAGGACATGAGCCGCAGGCTGCtgacggaggaggaggtggctgtGGTGATGAAGACGTGCAGAAGG TACGTAGCAGAGCAGTCAGTGGAGAACCTGATACGCCACCTGCTGGTGGTGCTGGACCGTcctgagaagctgctgctgctgagagaggTCAG GATGCTGCTTCCTCCGTCTGACCTCAGTCTCTTCAACAACATGGTGGCTGCAGTCGAGGTCGAAGCCTACGACCTCCTGAAGTATCGCTCCG TCCGAACGCCTCCTCTTCGCTCTCCTTTGTCTGGCCGAGCCCCCAAACGGCGCCTCATCACTCCCATCCCAg ATTACAGAGGAGGCTTCGAGCTCCACAGTgctgaggaggtggagaaggagagCCACCTGCTGGACGAGCTGGAGAAGCTCAGCCTGACGTTGCCTCGAGGATCCAGAGAGAGGCCTCAGACACCCAGGTCCTTCACGCCACTCCTGGACATCCCGGTGGACGGATACAACGCAGAGTCCGGAGACCTCAGACCCGCCTCCTCCAGCCCGATGCTTCCCAACTGGCTGCTGGCCCGGAGCGGCGACTCCCAGCCTCCTCTGCGGACGGACATCGGCACCATCCGCTCTGTCCACTTTGACGAGGTCTCCCTGCACTCGGCTCCAGACAGGGTGGACTCAGAGAGGGGACAGTCCCTCGTCAGAAACGGACACTCTAAAAGTAAAAGTGGAGACAGAAGTAGAGAGACGGTGTTCACGCTGCAGAGCGCTGCGCGCCGGACTCGACCGCTGCTCTCAGAGGTCTTTGGTTCAGATCAGCAGATGGGGGGCCAACAGATGAACGGCCATCAGGTGGAGAACGGCGCCGAGTACGAGCTGAAGACCGTCAGCATCTCCAAGACCAAGCAGTCACTGG GCATCAGCATCTCTGGTGGGATGGAGTCCAAGGTCCAGCCGGCGGTGAAGATCGAGAAGATCTTCCCTGGAGGAGCCGCCTCCACCTGTGAAGTGCTCAAG GCGGGATTTGAGTTGCTGTCGGTGGACGGAGTGTCCCTGCAGGGAGTGACCCACCAGCACGCCGTCGACATCATCCGGAAAGCCTTCAGCAACAAGGCCAAAGACCCCATGCTGTTTGTTGTCAAAGTCCCCAAAACCCTCTga